A window of the Streptomyces griseochromogenes genome harbors these coding sequences:
- a CDS encoding HAD hydrolase-like protein, whose protein sequence is MQRDSPERTLLLDACGVVLGEPMEPLFRAVAASSGLHPAVVAQLFRQRFRDDLWAGRMDETSFWTSLAMACGLASASAEWRTVVDQSMRALPAVRRLPSWSRHARLVLISNHRHEWLVPRLEALALTGHFSEVSISSITGAVKPDQAAYDRLLGGTDLAQTLYVDDKLANVAAARSLGVRSLLADADGRWLKEVEAWLGC, encoded by the coding sequence TTGCAGCGCGATTCGCCGGAACGGACGCTGCTCTTGGACGCCTGCGGAGTCGTGCTGGGCGAGCCCATGGAGCCGTTGTTCCGCGCCGTCGCCGCTTCCAGCGGTCTGCACCCCGCTGTGGTCGCCCAGCTGTTCCGGCAGCGATTCCGCGACGACCTGTGGGCCGGCCGGATGGACGAGACGTCTTTCTGGACCTCCCTGGCCATGGCCTGCGGGCTGGCGAGTGCTTCAGCGGAGTGGCGTACTGTCGTCGACCAGTCCATGCGGGCTCTGCCCGCGGTCCGCCGGCTCCCGTCCTGGAGTCGGCACGCTCGGCTGGTCCTGATCTCGAACCACCGGCACGAGTGGCTCGTACCTCGGTTGGAGGCCCTCGCCCTGACCGGCCACTTCTCGGAAGTGTCGATCTCCAGCATCACGGGAGCGGTCAAGCCGGACCAGGCGGCGTACGACCGGTTGCTCGGCGGCACTGACCTGGCTCAAACCCTCTATGTGGACGACAAGCTGGCGAACGTCGCTGCCGCCAGGTCGCTTGGTGTCAGGAGTCTGCTGGCCGACGCTGACGGCCGATGGTTGAAGGAGGTGGAGGCGTGGCTGGGATGCTGA
- a CDS encoding phosphotransferase enzyme family protein: MTTNERTAFDSATAENILRRACGLAGLVPDGIEMLRLGDHAVFRMDGGRVVSRVGRHADRLPSVRREVAVARWLAAEDYPSARLATEAEQPVVVEGHPVTFWEGLADGEKYASTREMGELLRRLHGLEPPRFSLPELRPFDKVKQRLGRAAIRAETRAYLTGLAEELAAEYQELDFVLPPGHLHGDFNVGNVLRDADGHPKVIDLDGFVTGPREWDLIQTAMYYDSFGWHTEAEYADFADGYGFDVRQWSGYTVLRSVRELLMVTWLSQNAGADPRAAEEVEKRVETLRSGGSRRAWAPF, encoded by the coding sequence GTGACGACGAACGAACGAACCGCGTTCGACTCCGCGACGGCAGAGAACATCTTGCGCAGAGCCTGCGGGCTGGCCGGGTTGGTCCCCGACGGGATCGAAATGCTGCGACTCGGTGACCACGCGGTGTTCCGCATGGACGGCGGGCGAGTCGTCTCCCGCGTCGGCCGCCATGCTGACCGCCTGCCCTCCGTGCGTCGGGAGGTAGCTGTAGCACGATGGCTCGCAGCTGAGGACTATCCGTCGGCGCGGCTCGCCACGGAAGCTGAACAGCCCGTCGTCGTCGAGGGGCATCCGGTGACCTTTTGGGAAGGGCTGGCCGACGGCGAGAAGTACGCCAGTACGCGCGAGATGGGAGAGCTGCTGCGGCGACTCCACGGACTGGAACCACCGCGCTTTTCCCTGCCCGAACTGCGTCCCTTCGACAAGGTCAAGCAGCGCCTAGGACGTGCGGCGATCCGTGCTGAGACTCGCGCGTATCTAACAGGTCTGGCCGAGGAGTTGGCGGCCGAGTACCAGGAGCTGGATTTCGTCCTTCCGCCGGGACATCTGCACGGTGACTTCAACGTCGGCAACGTCCTGCGAGACGCCGATGGGCATCCGAAGGTCATCGACCTGGACGGTTTCGTAACCGGTCCCCGCGAGTGGGACCTCATACAGACGGCCATGTATTACGACAGCTTCGGCTGGCATACGGAGGCCGAGTACGCCGACTTCGCGGACGGTTACGGCTTCGACGTCCGGCAGTGGTCCGGGTACACCGTGCTCCGGAGCGTCCGCGAACTCCTGATGGTCACGTGGCTTTCGCAGAACGCCGGCGCGGATCCGCGCGCCGCCGAGGAAGTCGAGAAGCGCGTTGAGACGCTGCGGTCGGGTGGTTCGCGGCGGGCTTGGGCGCCGTTCTAG
- a CDS encoding ATP-binding protein — translation MSRRLEESPYAFTVPPLEEAVPVARSRVAHRAGELGFSLDSPLCDDLRLLTTEVVTNSITHTQASCVVCVRWTGKRLRVEVTDADPALASLSHAEPMVESGRGLLLVEALAATWGSQPCPAGKTTWFELAVPTVEESSMNATISHTLEGVHQAIGSSAEAAPAAAEPEVIVHAPAKLEPQAA, via the coding sequence ATGTCGCGCCGGCTCGAAGAATCGCCCTACGCGTTCACCGTCCCGCCGCTGGAGGAAGCGGTACCCGTCGCACGAAGCCGCGTTGCGCACCGCGCTGGAGAACTCGGGTTCTCCTTGGATTCCCCCTTGTGCGATGACCTGAGATTGCTGACGACGGAAGTGGTGACGAACTCGATCACGCACACGCAGGCCTCGTGTGTCGTGTGCGTGCGCTGGACCGGCAAGCGGCTACGCGTGGAAGTCACCGACGCTGATCCCGCGCTGGCGAGCTTGTCCCACGCCGAGCCCATGGTAGAGAGCGGACGCGGTCTGCTCCTCGTGGAGGCGTTGGCGGCAACGTGGGGTAGCCAGCCCTGCCCCGCGGGGAAGACGACATGGTTCGAGTTGGCGGTGCCGACTGTTGAGGAATCGTCCATGAATGCGACGATCTCGCATACTTTGGAGGGGGTCCACCAAGCGATCGGCAGCTCTGCCGAAGCCGCTCCCGCCGCGGCTGAGCCAGAGGTCATCGTGCACGCGCCAGCGAAGCTGGAACCTCAGGCTGCTTGA
- a CDS encoding chaplin, whose amino-acid sequence MRARAVIVTIGLVAAALLTSTGSAMASGADADGKAENSPGVGAGNLVQAPVHVPVNATGNSGNVIGALNPTFANDGFDG is encoded by the coding sequence ATGCGTGCACGCGCTGTCATCGTCACGATCGGCCTGGTCGCAGCTGCTCTGCTGACCAGTACTGGATCTGCAATGGCCTCTGGAGCCGACGCCGACGGCAAGGCCGAGAACTCTCCCGGCGTCGGCGCCGGCAACCTTGTTCAGGCGCCAGTCCATGTGCCAGTCAACGCCACAGGAAACAGCGGCAATGTGATTGGTGCCCTGAACCCGACCTTCGCCAACGACGGCTTCGACGGCTGA
- a CDS encoding AAA family ATPase: MTAPRLRTRKPTGIVPWPKILIEGEEKAGKSWLAAQFTGSKPTGQAYWLELGEDTADEYASVPGADYLLIEHNGTYRDILGQIEAVHAEAKRAAAAKEPPVVLVVDSISLLWRMLVNWTHERARRSPQGQRKLRQDPDAEIKPTMNLWNDAYERWANVMYLVRTMPGIVVLLARGKEVAAVDGNGDPIPNTKDWRVEGHKSLAYDATVWVRLRRGQDPQVIGARSLKFEVPRDGKPMALPDFNIEQLVFGLMGCSVHTQPRVTPELTGDLAQRWLPKVQNAAKGGLDELKKLWTEASADEELSREEIRVVRAAIERQAAELKNPEQLSDPTGDAARLRAAAAEQDAAAEDVLEEPRLDDEFAAA, encoded by the coding sequence ATGACTGCGCCACGCCTGCGCACCCGGAAGCCGACTGGCATCGTGCCGTGGCCGAAGATCCTCATCGAAGGCGAGGAGAAGGCCGGCAAGTCCTGGCTCGCCGCCCAGTTCACCGGCTCCAAGCCGACCGGGCAGGCGTACTGGCTGGAACTCGGCGAGGACACAGCGGACGAGTACGCGAGCGTGCCTGGCGCGGACTACCTGTTGATCGAGCACAACGGTACCTACCGCGACATCCTCGGCCAGATCGAAGCAGTACATGCGGAGGCGAAGCGGGCTGCGGCCGCGAAGGAGCCGCCTGTCGTCCTGGTGGTCGACTCGATCTCGCTGTTGTGGCGCATGTTGGTGAACTGGACGCACGAGCGTGCCCGGCGCTCCCCGCAGGGGCAGCGCAAACTGCGGCAGGACCCGGACGCCGAGATCAAGCCGACGATGAACCTGTGGAATGACGCCTACGAGCGGTGGGCGAACGTGATGTACCTGGTGCGTACGATGCCGGGCATCGTGGTCTTGCTCGCCCGGGGCAAAGAGGTCGCCGCCGTGGACGGCAACGGTGACCCAATCCCGAACACGAAGGACTGGCGGGTGGAGGGGCACAAGTCCCTCGCCTACGACGCCACAGTGTGGGTACGTCTGCGGCGCGGCCAGGATCCGCAGGTCATCGGGGCGCGGTCGCTGAAGTTCGAAGTACCGCGGGACGGCAAGCCGATGGCGCTGCCGGACTTCAACATCGAGCAGTTGGTGTTCGGCCTGATGGGATGCTCGGTGCACACCCAGCCGAGGGTTACTCCTGAGCTCACCGGCGACCTGGCGCAGCGATGGCTGCCGAAGGTCCAGAACGCGGCCAAGGGCGGTCTGGATGAGCTGAAGAAGCTGTGGACGGAGGCCAGCGCGGACGAGGAGCTGTCCCGTGAGGAGATCCGCGTGGTGCGGGCAGCAATCGAACGGCAGGCTGCAGAGCTGAAGAACCCTGAGCAGCTCAGCGACCCGACCGGGGATGCGGCACGGTTGCGCGCCGCGGCCGCTGAGCAGGATGCCGCGGCCGAAGACGTGCTCGAAGAGCCACGCCTCGACGACGAGTTCGCTGCCGCCTGA
- a CDS encoding PD-(D/E)XK nuclease family protein, with product MTTQSFAPPAPVSIWGAAQAADARRPRSRQTQLGASDTICSRRAGYILHGAERTHSPDMRAAILGTYIHQGLLEDARREYGWLVERTVTDEVLRGHVDVVQLDAVTAARLPKRHRPVEPADVVTVEDVKTKSGRVWDRVVRYGPTPAEMRQVMLYADLLRRVGFADIPGQRYLHRLGRLDVKRVRFRFVCRDTGDEHLQEFDFDPWLAAEARWWVDRVLDAATPEELPRDHDGPGLSVICDNCPFRDACWPDVPPGRPAQTILIQDDADRAQALADYVRGHELYREGKRLKELARAKLDDSPEGDYGANHLGWSGGNPKEEPDVVAMVERFEDADLVVPMVPDMKAMVEILRRAGMTVPMRKAAGQKTPRSIKVSPARTPV from the coding sequence GTGACCACGCAATCCTTTGCCCCGCCGGCTCCGGTGTCGATCTGGGGCGCAGCTCAAGCCGCTGACGCCCGCCGCCCCCGCTCCCGTCAGACGCAACTCGGCGCATCGGACACCATCTGCTCGCGCAGAGCCGGATACATCCTGCACGGTGCCGAGCGCACCCACAGCCCGGACATGCGGGCGGCCATCCTCGGCACCTACATCCATCAGGGCCTGCTGGAAGATGCGCGTCGCGAGTACGGGTGGCTGGTGGAGCGCACCGTCACCGACGAGGTGCTGCGCGGCCATGTCGATGTCGTTCAGCTCGACGCGGTGACAGCGGCACGGCTGCCGAAGCGGCACCGCCCAGTCGAGCCCGCCGACGTGGTGACGGTTGAGGACGTGAAGACGAAGTCGGGCAGGGTCTGGGATCGTGTGGTGCGGTATGGGCCGACACCGGCTGAGATGCGGCAGGTCATGCTGTACGCGGACCTGCTGCGGAGGGTCGGGTTCGCCGACATACCGGGGCAGCGGTACCTGCACCGGCTGGGTCGGTTGGACGTTAAGCGGGTGCGGTTCCGGTTCGTGTGCCGCGACACCGGCGACGAGCATCTCCAGGAGTTCGATTTCGACCCCTGGCTGGCGGCTGAGGCTCGCTGGTGGGTGGATCGCGTGCTGGATGCGGCCACGCCGGAGGAACTGCCACGCGATCACGACGGGCCTGGGCTGTCGGTGATCTGCGACAACTGCCCCTTCCGGGATGCGTGCTGGCCGGATGTGCCTCCGGGGAGGCCTGCGCAGACGATCCTCATCCAAGATGACGCCGACCGCGCCCAGGCTCTTGCCGACTATGTGCGTGGTCACGAGCTGTACCGGGAGGGCAAGCGGTTGAAGGAGCTGGCCCGGGCGAAGCTCGATGACTCACCCGAGGGCGACTACGGGGCGAATCACCTTGGTTGGAGCGGCGGCAATCCCAAGGAGGAGCCGGACGTCGTCGCCATGGTCGAGCGGTTCGAGGACGCCGACCTGGTCGTGCCGATGGTGCCGGACATGAAGGCGATGGTGGAGATTCTGCGCCGAGCCGGCATGACCGTGCCCATGCGAAAGGCCGCTGGGCAGAAGACGCCCCGCTCCATCAAGGTCAGCCCCGCCCGCACGCCCGTCTGA
- a CDS encoding DUF3560 domain-containing protein, with translation MTDPTNTAPECPQHGPMSLRTTEQLFSGPVYACPDEACWNAVLHPSDKLVAELKEQGKRRGTITITHTRADGTLLEGSRKGDGVFELVRPHRFWFSRSMPGTLFIRQSRDKRADHWSIRRAAEALRKAGWTVEITIDEDTRRSFAEAEADRVTRAEERTERFTEYAGNAAARSNTAYAGVRQIADGIPMGQPLMPDHHSYRRALRDRERMDAGMRRSIDEGKKAEYYTQRAKASGSYEVFRKNPPRALRRIEKLEAELRGVERWLRGESNNGYTRALTPDTVAELGRRKEELEEEIGYWRHVIAEAEANGFKVWRPDDFVKGDFAKVYGRWFQVLRVNKKTLTVPSILNVHQAVVTPQNSTYGEMTHTVPYDKVFGRRSAEEMERTLAEASSS, from the coding sequence GTGACCGACCCCACCAACACCGCCCCCGAGTGCCCGCAGCATGGCCCCATGTCGCTGCGCACCACCGAGCAGTTGTTCAGCGGCCCGGTGTACGCCTGCCCTGACGAGGCGTGCTGGAACGCCGTCCTGCACCCCTCGGACAAGCTCGTCGCCGAGCTGAAGGAGCAGGGCAAGCGGCGGGGCACCATCACCATCACCCACACCCGCGCCGACGGCACCCTGTTGGAGGGCTCCCGCAAGGGCGACGGGGTGTTCGAGCTGGTCAGACCGCACCGGTTCTGGTTCTCCCGGTCCATGCCCGGCACGCTGTTCATCCGGCAGTCCCGCGACAAGCGGGCAGACCACTGGAGCATCCGCCGCGCCGCGGAGGCCTTGCGCAAGGCGGGGTGGACCGTCGAGATCACCATCGACGAGGACACCCGCCGGTCGTTCGCGGAGGCCGAGGCCGACCGGGTCACGCGCGCCGAGGAGCGCACGGAGCGGTTCACCGAGTACGCGGGCAACGCTGCGGCCCGTTCGAACACCGCGTACGCGGGTGTCCGCCAGATTGCCGACGGCATCCCCATGGGCCAGCCCCTCATGCCCGACCACCACTCCTACCGCCGCGCCCTGCGCGACCGGGAGCGCATGGATGCCGGCATGCGCAGGAGCATCGACGAGGGGAAGAAGGCCGAGTACTACACCCAGCGCGCGAAGGCGTCCGGCTCGTACGAGGTGTTCCGGAAGAACCCCCCTCGGGCGCTGCGGCGCATCGAGAAGTTGGAGGCCGAGCTCCGGGGTGTGGAGCGGTGGCTGCGCGGCGAGTCGAACAACGGCTACACCCGCGCGCTGACTCCCGACACCGTGGCCGAGTTGGGCCGCCGAAAGGAGGAGCTGGAGGAGGAGATCGGGTACTGGCGGCATGTCATAGCCGAGGCCGAGGCGAACGGTTTCAAGGTGTGGCGGCCGGACGACTTCGTGAAGGGGGACTTCGCCAAGGTCTATGGTCGCTGGTTCCAGGTGCTGCGCGTGAACAAGAAGACGCTCACGGTGCCGAGCATCCTCAACGTGCATCAGGCAGTCGTCACCCCGCAGAACAGCACGTACGGGGAGATGACTCACACGGTGCCGTACGACAAGGTCTTCGGGCGCCGCAGCGCCGAGGAGATGGAGCGCACCCTGGCTGAGGCCAGCAGTTCATAG
- a CDS encoding N-6 DNA methylase, whose protein sequence is MEIGEAVAATWHKQHGGTAIEAPIGVVAALSLVRQKDPSGPDLKTQILSLDGPQLIGMLREIWSLHWMHRPDLIDRARILHEWLNSDVDDHRMYAVRAVAKMALERGLLDLTAHEDPFDRSTTDVLSPVMMCLRSRGAQQGLGEFHTPASVADAMAYSVFVEAVNSYDTLKGAKGGEHIYDPACGSGGLLRSAAQNLREQGLDPADFQWSMCDVDEIAAACAAVNAIIWVVSA, encoded by the coding sequence ATGGAGATCGGCGAGGCGGTCGCGGCCACATGGCACAAGCAGCACGGCGGCACGGCCATCGAGGCACCGATCGGTGTTGTGGCTGCACTCTCGCTCGTGCGGCAGAAGGACCCCAGCGGCCCGGACCTCAAGACGCAGATCCTGAGTCTGGATGGCCCTCAACTGATCGGAATGCTCCGGGAGATCTGGTCCCTGCACTGGATGCACCGTCCCGATCTCATCGACCGCGCTCGGATCCTGCATGAGTGGCTCAACAGCGATGTCGACGACCACCGGATGTACGCGGTGCGCGCAGTGGCGAAGATGGCGCTGGAGCGCGGGCTGCTCGATCTCACGGCGCACGAGGACCCTTTCGACCGCTCCACCACCGATGTGCTGTCGCCGGTGATGATGTGCCTGCGTTCCCGCGGCGCCCAGCAGGGGCTCGGCGAGTTCCACACTCCGGCCTCCGTCGCCGACGCCATGGCCTACAGCGTCTTTGTCGAGGCTGTGAACAGCTACGACACCTTGAAGGGTGCCAAGGGCGGGGAGCATATTTACGATCCAGCCTGCGGCAGTGGCGGACTGTTGCGTTCGGCCGCACAGAACCTGCGGGAACAGGGCCTGGACCCTGCCGACTTCCAGTGGTCGATGTGCGACGTGGATGAGATCGCCGCTGCGTGCGCGGCGGTGAATGCGATCATCTGGGTTGTTTCTGCTTAG
- a CDS encoding site-specific integrase — translation MIYSSSGWETWGLEHKPVIPEGMSLIFDEDLLFEDEHGLRPSAVVNRWACELPTSKVPSDNSWPSYVRAVREWMEFGAGHGVGLLEGRDRLKALLSAYSVHRARGPLAARFKASTWNQHMAMLGKFYAWAIDNGYTTALPFTYDHATGVFENQMREVKVNQARRRRAKGHVTIKYLEDDFADLFLKGLARLEPDGSEERGYRGREMARNAAVGRFVIASGPRKQEFTYLLACEVPALPKRRTEIPTPVPLPWGITKGGKFRSTWVDYDTLAELHNYLAFERATAVAGSSWTPPARWGEPLIVTEADARGGRVNGARVLWEDLGPGERRRLVAPGGGSMLLSVCGPGRPFTAWNTVFERASDRIRDRYEPRFPHVHPHRGRHTFAMQTMARLASGYYARLAQKVRPGDTDAALALYLTSHEPLMILRDLLGHSSALTTEKYLNRLDTTRIFADLHTAQEQGTARARAAEREAAAEFDDEGDGI, via the coding sequence ATGATCTATTCATCCTCTGGGTGGGAGACCTGGGGGCTGGAGCACAAGCCGGTCATACCCGAGGGCATGTCGTTGATCTTCGACGAGGACCTGCTCTTCGAGGACGAGCACGGGCTGCGGCCCTCGGCTGTCGTGAACCGCTGGGCTTGTGAGCTGCCGACCAGCAAGGTCCCGTCGGACAACTCGTGGCCTTCGTACGTCCGCGCCGTACGGGAGTGGATGGAGTTCGGGGCCGGGCACGGAGTGGGGCTGCTGGAGGGCAGGGACCGGCTCAAGGCCCTGCTGAGCGCCTACTCGGTCCACCGGGCCCGTGGGCCCCTCGCGGCCCGTTTCAAGGCGTCTACGTGGAACCAGCACATGGCCATGCTCGGCAAGTTCTACGCGTGGGCGATCGACAACGGCTACACCACCGCCCTGCCGTTCACCTACGACCACGCCACCGGCGTCTTCGAGAACCAGATGCGCGAGGTGAAGGTCAACCAGGCCCGCCGCCGCCGGGCGAAGGGGCACGTGACGATCAAGTACCTGGAGGACGACTTCGCCGACCTGTTCCTCAAGGGCCTGGCCCGGCTGGAGCCGGACGGTTCAGAGGAGCGCGGATACCGGGGCCGGGAGATGGCCCGGAACGCCGCGGTGGGCCGGTTCGTGATCGCTTCGGGACCGCGCAAGCAGGAGTTCACCTACCTGCTGGCCTGCGAAGTCCCGGCTCTGCCGAAGCGACGGACGGAGATTCCGACGCCTGTCCCGCTGCCGTGGGGGATCACCAAGGGCGGCAAGTTCCGCAGCACCTGGGTCGACTACGACACGCTGGCCGAGCTGCACAACTATCTGGCGTTCGAGCGGGCGACCGCTGTGGCGGGCTCGTCGTGGACGCCGCCGGCCCGCTGGGGCGAGCCGCTGATCGTGACCGAGGCCGATGCCCGGGGCGGGCGGGTCAACGGCGCCAGGGTGCTGTGGGAGGACCTGGGGCCCGGTGAACGCCGCCGGCTGGTCGCGCCGGGAGGCGGGTCGATGCTGCTGTCGGTCTGCGGGCCGGGGCGGCCGTTCACCGCGTGGAACACGGTCTTCGAGCGGGCCTCGGACCGAATCCGGGACCGCTACGAGCCGCGGTTTCCCCATGTTCATCCGCACCGGGGCCGGCACACCTTCGCGATGCAGACGATGGCGAGGCTCGCGTCGGGCTACTACGCGCGCTTGGCCCAGAAGGTCCGGCCCGGTGACACCGATGCCGCGCTGGCGCTCTACCTCACCAGCCATGAACCGCTGATGATCCTGCGTGATCTTTTGGGTCACTCCAGTGCTCTGACCACGGAAAAGTACCTGAACCGCCTGGATACGACGCGGATCTTCGCCGACCTGCACACGGCACAGGAGCAGGGCACAGCACGGGCCCGGGCTGCGGAACGTGAAGCGGCGGCGGAGTTCGACGACGAGGGAGACGGCATCTGA
- a CDS encoding site-specific integrase, with translation MTTVTTKAPAGSGPVRSPLFGLDVCEEAGLRVKPGGMRPRVGEPVWSFTGVEGLPVSLKPSERRLDFSRIRDPRWRVVAEEFIFARLAPGHEAVRELPQAFRYPIAIRTCLARLQNLAEWFNWLTEHGVTSLGEVTQLHCQAYYLHRSDVRDRKGRILRPAAPETRLAAVQAMQEPAFYGELFSTDRFADGFVPWPGRSPFEVAGCKPREANVTQPMRQDALQPWLAAALYVVETLGPHVLELVEAVRQEEAPTLWTSSERWQARLSTAIRAHIAEGVPLEALEDMEVTRRLLDGWSQDDPLLNVSLNALARKAGKKTFPHRWIPTLRPLMEQAVAAVGVRPRWGRDARAVSRADGGGEVPWTEGVEGILDLKFLVDRVRTACIVVVALLTGMRASELMEMPVDACAPPKDLGSGRMRYRLKTKLIKGQGPGGVWEEWVTVRQAYSAVQLAVGLRDPQDTSSRAFGRFTFNGRCASLRTWVNGPEGQRLGLAPIPNDPISLQITRRTLAMELAHRPGGLLAAKIHLKHVSVVTTEGYAARPGGAQAEFLSDVAAEEQVRNKDLTLEAFRDSQKGILPTGSGARDLIEFFASVDEKLKEMEASAPGVKPGDQEVINLLSRRAKTLHLGIANYCWFIDPSKALCLILAGTPGADKPLAGMCDSVRCPQATHHQSHRPVWAASAENKKVFMGGIGRGQPTEKSRLQADLNRDLRVLAEIDAANGTGV, from the coding sequence ATGACGACCGTGACCACTAAGGCGCCCGCGGGCTCCGGACCGGTCCGGAGCCCGCTCTTCGGGCTCGATGTCTGTGAAGAGGCCGGGCTGCGGGTGAAGCCGGGCGGGATGCGGCCCCGGGTCGGTGAGCCGGTCTGGTCCTTCACCGGTGTCGAGGGTCTGCCCGTCAGCCTCAAGCCGAGTGAACGCCGGCTGGACTTCTCCAGGATCCGGGATCCGCGCTGGCGCGTCGTGGCCGAGGAGTTCATCTTCGCGCGCCTGGCTCCGGGACACGAGGCCGTACGTGAACTGCCGCAGGCCTTCCGATATCCCATCGCGATCAGGACCTGCCTGGCCCGGCTCCAGAACCTGGCCGAGTGGTTCAACTGGCTCACCGAACACGGGGTCACGTCGCTGGGGGAGGTCACACAGCTGCACTGTCAGGCGTACTACCTGCACCGCAGTGACGTGCGCGATCGCAAGGGCAGGATCCTTCGGCCCGCGGCTCCGGAGACACGGCTGGCCGCCGTCCAGGCCATGCAGGAGCCCGCCTTCTACGGCGAACTGTTCAGCACCGACCGGTTCGCCGACGGGTTCGTTCCGTGGCCCGGCCGTTCCCCCTTCGAGGTGGCCGGCTGCAAGCCGCGCGAGGCGAACGTGACCCAGCCGATGCGGCAGGACGCCCTGCAGCCGTGGCTGGCCGCGGCTCTCTACGTCGTCGAAACACTCGGCCCGCACGTCCTGGAACTGGTCGAGGCGGTCCGGCAGGAGGAAGCCCCGACCCTCTGGACCAGCAGTGAGAGGTGGCAGGCCCGTCTCAGCACAGCGATCCGTGCCCACATTGCCGAAGGTGTCCCACTGGAGGCACTCGAAGACATGGAAGTGACCAGGCGACTGCTCGACGGATGGTCCCAGGACGACCCCCTGCTGAACGTGAGCCTGAACGCCCTTGCCCGCAAGGCGGGCAAGAAGACCTTCCCCCACCGCTGGATTCCCACCCTGCGTCCGCTGATGGAACAAGCGGTGGCCGCAGTCGGCGTGAGACCCCGATGGGGACGCGACGCGCGGGCGGTGTCACGCGCGGACGGTGGCGGCGAGGTTCCGTGGACCGAAGGGGTCGAGGGAATCCTGGACTTGAAATTCCTGGTGGACAGGGTCCGGACGGCCTGCATCGTCGTCGTCGCCCTGCTCACTGGAATGCGGGCGAGTGAGTTGATGGAGATGCCGGTCGATGCCTGCGCGCCCCCGAAGGATCTGGGATCTGGCCGGATGCGATACCGGCTGAAAACCAAACTGATCAAGGGGCAGGGACCGGGCGGCGTCTGGGAAGAATGGGTCACTGTCCGCCAAGCGTATTCTGCAGTCCAACTCGCGGTCGGACTCCGGGACCCGCAGGACACGTCCTCACGCGCGTTTGGCCGGTTCACCTTCAATGGGCGGTGCGCGAGCCTGCGAACCTGGGTCAACGGCCCGGAAGGGCAACGACTGGGACTTGCGCCGATACCGAACGACCCGATTAGCCTGCAGATCACCCGCCGCACCCTGGCCATGGAACTCGCACACCGTCCCGGCGGATTGCTGGCCGCGAAGATTCACCTCAAGCACGTGAGCGTGGTCACTACCGAGGGATATGCAGCAAGGCCCGGCGGTGCACAAGCAGAGTTCCTTTCCGACGTTGCCGCAGAAGAGCAGGTTCGAAACAAAGACTTGACCTTGGAAGCCTTCCGTGATTCCCAGAAGGGGATCCTTCCCACCGGCTCCGGAGCGCGCGATCTCATCGAGTTCTTTGCCTCTGTCGACGAGAAGCTGAAGGAGATGGAGGCATCCGCACCAGGGGTCAAGCCAGGGGACCAGGAGGTCATCAACCTGCTGTCCAGACGGGCGAAGACACTACACCTGGGAATCGCCAACTACTGCTGGTTCATCGATCCGTCCAAGGCGCTGTGCCTGATCCTCGCGGGGACGCCCGGGGCCGACAAACCGCTGGCCGGCATGTGTGACTCCGTCCGCTGCCCGCAAGCCACCCACCATCAGAGCCACCGCCCGGTCTGGGCCGCCAGCGCGGAGAACAAAAAGGTCTTCATGGGCGGCATCGGGCGAGGCCAGCCCACAGAGAAATCCCGCCTGCAAGCCGACCTGAACCGCGATTTGCGTGTCCTGGCCGAGATCGATGCCGCGAACGGAACTGGAGTCTGA